The proteins below are encoded in one region of Planctopirus limnophila DSM 3776:
- a CDS encoding ferrochelatase: MNQPYDALLIVSFGGPDRPEDVLPFLENVLRGKPVPRERMLEVAEHYYHFGGKSPINDQVRELISALKTEFQNSGIDLPIYWGNRNWHPMLTETVREMAEQGVQRALAFFTSGYSCYSGCRQYRENIIAAREAVGAQAPLIEKTRMFYNHPLFIEANAERLRTAMSPWSDEERQQAHLTFTAHSIPMSMADRSNYTLQLTETCRLIANALGFEKDRWSLVYQSRSGRPQDPWLEPDILDHLKSLHERNIRNVAVAPVGFLSDHMEVLYDLDEEASLLAKQLGLNFVRSGTVGTHPQFIAMIRELVEERIGRRSCRQAIGHFGPSHDVCPPHCCEYPTGRPTTAANISNRDGSNGSTARQI, from the coding sequence ATGAACCAGCCCTACGATGCATTGTTGATCGTTTCCTTTGGAGGCCCGGATCGCCCTGAAGATGTCCTGCCGTTCCTGGAAAATGTGCTTCGAGGCAAACCGGTCCCCAGAGAACGCATGCTGGAAGTTGCTGAACATTACTATCACTTTGGTGGTAAGAGCCCGATTAACGACCAGGTCCGAGAGTTGATCTCAGCTTTGAAAACTGAGTTCCAGAATTCTGGTATCGATCTGCCCATCTATTGGGGTAATCGCAACTGGCACCCGATGCTCACAGAGACAGTTCGTGAAATGGCAGAGCAGGGGGTGCAGCGTGCGCTGGCATTCTTTACCTCGGGCTACAGTTGTTACTCCGGCTGCCGGCAGTACCGCGAGAACATTATCGCCGCTCGAGAAGCCGTTGGTGCCCAGGCACCTCTCATCGAGAAGACGAGAATGTTCTACAACCATCCCCTCTTTATCGAGGCGAATGCCGAACGGCTACGAACTGCGATGTCCCCATGGAGTGATGAAGAGCGTCAGCAGGCCCATCTGACATTCACCGCACATAGTATCCCGATGTCGATGGCGGATCGATCCAACTATACGTTGCAACTGACTGAAACCTGTCGGTTGATTGCGAACGCCCTGGGATTCGAAAAGGATCGCTGGTCACTGGTCTATCAGAGCCGGAGTGGACGTCCTCAGGATCCCTGGCTGGAACCGGATATTCTTGATCATCTCAAATCCCTCCACGAGCGAAACATCCGAAATGTCGCGGTCGCCCCGGTGGGTTTTCTCTCGGATCACATGGAAGTCCTGTATGACCTCGATGAAGAAGCCAGTCTGCTCGCCAAACAACTGGGCCTGAATTTTGTTCGATCTGGAACTGTGGGGACTCATCCTCAATTTATTGCCATGATTCGAGAACTTGTCGAAGAACGGATCGGCCGACGAAGCTGCCGCCAGGCGATTGGTCACTTCGGCCCCAGCCACGATGTCTGCCCGCCACACTGTTGTGAATACCCGACAGGCCGACCGACAACCGCGGCAAACATTTCCAATCGTGACGGTTCCAACGGCTCGACAGCACGACAGATCTGA